In the genome of Microbacterium saperdae, one region contains:
- a CDS encoding ABC-F family ATP-binding cassette domain-containing protein encodes MSTPTLHASVTLDRLTFTWPDGSTALDQVSGSFGTGRTGLVGRNGSGKSTLLRLMAGELTPTSGTVNSTGEVAYLPQRLTLDVDRRVADLLGVAPALDAVRAITAGDVDPAHFDAVGDDWDIEARAEVSLAEAGLAPDFLDRRVGELSGGEAVLVAIAGIRLRRAPVTLLDEPTNNLDRDARAKLAAMVAAWKGTLIVVSHDVSLLELMDDTAELYAHTLSVFGGPYSQWRAWLDAEQDAAKQAERDAAQSVRKEKRQRIEAETKLAHRTRTAKKAEREKRVPKIVAHGRKMAAEVSAGKLRTEVGAKEEAARAAHDEAGRRIRSDASMKIELPDPLVSRARRIATIGDDERSWVVQGPERVALVGRNGAGKTTLLERLVASAGAVSDDVSVHDSGATERSTPVAPDSAEDDADLLSCERPPLHAHAHTALVGYLPQRVDGLEEGRSVFENIAAAAPHVPEKELRNRLARFLIRGATADRPIDSLSGGERFRVALATLLLTDPAPHLVVLDEPTNNLDIDTVDQLVEALRAYRGAVLIVSHDDAFLARLDLDLRLEIDAEGALREVDVT; translated from the coding sequence ATGTCCACCCCCACCCTTCACGCATCGGTCACTCTGGACCGACTCACGTTCACCTGGCCCGACGGCTCGACCGCACTGGACCAGGTGTCCGGATCGTTCGGCACCGGCCGCACCGGGCTCGTCGGCCGCAACGGCTCGGGCAAGTCCACGCTGCTGCGGCTGATGGCGGGCGAGCTGACGCCGACCTCCGGCACGGTCAACAGCACCGGCGAGGTCGCCTACCTCCCGCAACGGCTTACGCTCGACGTCGACCGTCGCGTCGCCGACCTCCTCGGCGTCGCGCCGGCACTCGACGCCGTGCGCGCGATCACCGCGGGCGACGTCGACCCCGCGCACTTCGACGCGGTCGGCGACGACTGGGACATCGAGGCGCGCGCGGAGGTGTCGCTCGCGGAGGCCGGCCTCGCCCCGGACTTCCTCGACCGCCGGGTCGGCGAGCTCTCGGGTGGCGAGGCCGTGCTGGTCGCGATCGCCGGCATCCGCTTGCGCCGCGCACCTGTCACCCTGCTCGATGAGCCGACCAACAACCTCGACCGGGACGCGCGTGCGAAGCTCGCCGCCATGGTCGCGGCCTGGAAGGGCACACTCATCGTGGTCAGTCACGATGTCTCGCTGCTGGAGCTGATGGACGACACCGCCGAGCTGTACGCGCACACGCTGAGCGTGTTCGGAGGCCCCTACTCGCAGTGGCGCGCCTGGTTGGATGCCGAGCAGGATGCCGCGAAGCAGGCCGAACGCGATGCGGCGCAGTCCGTGCGCAAGGAGAAGCGGCAGCGCATCGAGGCCGAGACCAAACTCGCTCATCGGACCCGCACGGCGAAGAAGGCCGAGCGGGAGAAGCGCGTGCCGAAGATCGTGGCGCACGGTCGGAAGATGGCCGCCGAGGTGTCCGCCGGCAAGCTCCGTACCGAGGTCGGAGCGAAGGAGGAGGCCGCACGTGCCGCGCACGACGAAGCCGGTCGACGCATCCGCTCCGACGCGTCGATGAAGATCGAGCTGCCGGATCCACTGGTGTCCCGCGCCCGGCGCATCGCGACGATCGGCGACGACGAGCGGTCCTGGGTGGTCCAGGGGCCGGAGCGGGTCGCGCTGGTCGGGCGCAACGGCGCCGGGAAGACCACGCTGCTCGAACGACTCGTGGCCAGCGCCGGCGCCGTCTCCGACGACGTGTCCGTCCATGACTCAGGGGCAACGGAGCGCAGTACCCCTGTGGCGCCCGATTCCGCCGAAGACGACGCGGATCTCCTGAGTTGTGAACGCCCACCGCTGCACGCGCACGCGCACACCGCGCTGGTCGGCTACCTGCCGCAGCGCGTCGACGGGCTCGAGGAGGGGCGCTCGGTGTTCGAGAACATCGCCGCGGCGGCGCCGCACGTGCCGGAGAAGGAGCTGCGCAATCGGCTCGCTCGTTTCCTGATCCGCGGCGCGACCGCCGATCGGCCGATCGACTCGCTCTCGGGCGGGGAGCGGTTCCGGGTGGCTCTGGCCACGCTGCTGCTCACCGATCCGGCACCGCACCTGGTGGTGCTCGACGAACCGACGAACAACCTCGACATCGACACGGTCGACCAGCTCGTCGAGGCGCTGCGCGCCTATCGCGGAGCCGTGCTCATCGTCAGCCACGACGATGCGTTCCTCGCGCGGCTCGATCTCGACCTCCGGCTCGAGATCGATGCCGAGGGTGCACTGCGGGAGGTCGACGTGACCTGA
- a CDS encoding alpha/beta hydrolase, giving the protein MSENLTIDDTATRWSTTDRAGMPLVVLLHGYGADEHDLFGLVPHLPAGIAAASVAAPLSPPWPMPGRSWYPIEGLDGRSADAVTAAADAFLRWLDTAAAGASSVALLGFSQGAAVALQALRLAPERFGAVAALSGYAAPGDLPHDDDLKELRPPVFWGRGSHDDVIPPALIDHTAQWLPEHSELSGRVYIGLTHSISEEELADVRLFLTRWVDGITP; this is encoded by the coding sequence GTGAGCGAGAATCTGACGATCGACGACACCGCGACACGCTGGTCGACCACCGACCGCGCCGGGATGCCGCTGGTGGTGCTGCTGCACGGCTACGGCGCCGACGAGCACGACCTGTTCGGACTCGTGCCCCACCTGCCCGCGGGCATCGCCGCCGCATCCGTCGCCGCGCCCCTCTCCCCGCCGTGGCCCATGCCCGGCCGCTCCTGGTACCCGATCGAGGGCCTCGACGGACGCAGCGCCGATGCCGTGACGGCCGCTGCCGACGCCTTCCTCCGGTGGCTCGACACCGCGGCCGCGGGGGCGTCATCCGTTGCTCTGCTGGGATTCTCGCAGGGCGCCGCCGTGGCATTGCAGGCGCTGCGCCTGGCACCGGAGCGCTTCGGCGCCGTGGCTGCCCTCAGCGGCTACGCGGCACCGGGCGATCTTCCGCACGACGACGACCTGAAAGAACTCCGCCCACCGGTGTTCTGGGGGCGCGGTTCGCACGATGACGTGATCCCTCCGGCGCTGATCGACCACACCGCGCAGTGGCTGCCCGAGCATTCCGAGCTGTCCGGACGCGTCTACATCGGCCTCACCCACAGCATCTCCGAGGAGGAGCTCGCCGACGTGCGGCTGTTCCTGACCAGATGGGTCGACGGCATCACTCCCTGA
- a CDS encoding DUF4916 domain-containing protein — MAVRTPDPDPEPDDGLGGFGDGQQPSRDSNPGWLSEFELAEARRHLPMLYVEAIPVRTDGSGQVIEIGILLRSTPMGEMTRTIVSGRVRFGETIRDALFRHVENDLGPMAFPLLPPQPLPFTVAEYFPIPGVSAYHDDRQHAVSLAFVVPVTGTCEPRQDALEVTWFSPEAAGSDAVAAEMEGGRGTLIRLALANLGLLR, encoded by the coding sequence ATGGCCGTTCGCACACCTGATCCCGATCCCGAGCCCGACGACGGCCTCGGCGGTTTCGGCGACGGGCAGCAGCCCTCCCGAGACTCCAACCCCGGCTGGCTGAGCGAGTTCGAACTCGCGGAGGCGCGTCGGCACCTGCCGATGCTCTACGTCGAGGCGATCCCGGTGCGCACCGACGGCTCGGGCCAGGTGATCGAGATCGGCATCCTGCTGCGGTCCACACCGATGGGCGAGATGACCCGCACGATCGTGTCCGGCCGCGTCCGTTTCGGCGAGACCATCCGCGACGCCCTGTTCCGTCACGTCGAGAACGATCTCGGACCGATGGCTTTCCCCCTGCTCCCGCCGCAGCCGCTCCCGTTCACGGTGGCCGAGTACTTCCCGATCCCCGGTGTGAGCGCGTACCACGACGACCGTCAGCACGCGGTCTCCCTGGCCTTCGTCGTGCCCGTCACCGGCACCTGCGAGCCGCGTCAGGACGCTCTCGAGGTGACCTGGTTCTCGCCCGAGGCGGCAGGATCCGACGCGGTCGCCGCCGAGATGGAGGGCGGCCGAGGCACCCTGATCCGTCTGGCACTCGCGAACCTCGGTCTGCTGCGCTGA
- a CDS encoding threonine aldolase family protein has translation MTIQHDPAIRGFASDNYSGIHPEVLAAISEANDGHQGAYGSDAYTARLQEVFQEQFGDGVEAFPVFNGTGANVTGLQSMLPRWGAVVAASTAHINVDEGGAPEKIGGFKLLTVPTDDGKLTPELIDREAWGWGDEHRAQPLVVSITQSTELGTLYTAEEIRAIADHAHERGMKLHLDGARLSNAAAALDLPLRAFTRDAGVDVLSFGGTKNGAMLGEAIVVLDPAASDGLVFSRKFNMQLSSKMRFVSAQLIALLEGDLWLRNARHANAMAARLRGEIEDGIAAGSINGVSFTQPTQSNGVFATLPDGVADALRESFRFYDWDAARNEVRWMCSFDTHESDVDAFVAELSRLTSR, from the coding sequence GTGACCATCCAGCATGACCCCGCGATCCGGGGCTTCGCCAGCGACAACTATTCCGGCATCCACCCCGAGGTCCTCGCGGCCATCTCGGAGGCCAACGACGGGCACCAGGGTGCGTACGGCAGCGACGCCTACACGGCACGCCTGCAGGAGGTCTTCCAGGAGCAGTTCGGCGACGGCGTCGAGGCGTTCCCCGTGTTCAACGGAACGGGCGCGAACGTCACCGGCCTCCAGTCGATGCTGCCGCGCTGGGGCGCCGTGGTAGCGGCGTCCACCGCGCACATCAACGTCGACGAGGGTGGTGCCCCCGAGAAGATCGGCGGCTTCAAGCTGCTCACCGTCCCCACCGACGACGGCAAGCTCACCCCCGAGCTGATCGACCGCGAGGCCTGGGGCTGGGGCGACGAGCACCGCGCACAGCCGCTGGTCGTCTCGATCACGCAGTCGACCGAGCTCGGCACGCTGTACACCGCGGAGGAGATCCGCGCGATCGCCGACCACGCCCACGAGCGCGGCATGAAGCTGCACCTCGACGGCGCACGGCTGTCGAACGCGGCCGCAGCGCTCGATCTGCCGCTGCGCGCCTTCACCCGCGATGCCGGCGTCGACGTGCTCAGCTTCGGCGGCACCAAGAACGGTGCCATGCTCGGCGAGGCGATCGTGGTGCTCGACCCGGCTGCATCCGACGGACTCGTCTTCTCGCGCAAGTTCAACATGCAGCTGTCGTCCAAGATGCGCTTCGTCTCGGCGCAGCTGATCGCCCTGCTCGAGGGTGACCTGTGGCTGCGCAACGCGCGGCACGCGAACGCCATGGCCGCCCGTCTGCGCGGCGAGATCGAGGACGGCATCGCCGCAGGCTCCATCAACGGCGTCTCTTTCACGCAGCCGACGCAGTCCAACGGCGTCTTCGCGACGCTCCCCGACGGCGTCGCCGACGCGCTGCGCGAGTCGTTCCGCTTCTACGACTGGGACGCGGCGCGCAACGAGGTGCGGTGGATGTGCAGCTTCGACACGCACGAGTCCGACGTCGACGCGTTCGTGGCCGAGCTGTCGCGCCTCACCTCCCGCTGA
- a CDS encoding MFS transporter gives MQRTAAKTAFANVLVNTLIANVTTSFLWFALTFWVYIETQSVLATGIIGGAYMLMVAFFAMLFGTIVDRHRKHTVMLLSSVISAIAFLLAGVLYVAQPESALLDLGGPWFWLFSAVILFGGVIEQLRNIALSTTVTLLVPEDKRANANGLVGTVQGLAFLVTSVFSGLSIGFLGMGWTLAIAIVAMALTFVHLLLIRIPEGTPEADPEAKSALDFRGSVRAIRLAPGLFALIIFSTFNNLIGGVYMALMDPYGLTLFDAQMWGFALAFASTGFLIGGLVVAKFGLGEKPMRTMLLVVIAMGLLGSVFMLREWWPLYVLGMWVYMALVPPVEAAEQTVIQKVVPFERQGRVFGVAAAMEAAAAPITAFLIAPIAEFLIIPYMKTREGQQQWGWLLGEGDARGIALICLFAGLIMVVVGTLAFFTKSYRKLTELYANAPDPAPAQEGEGDAGNDAEADAAEGERPDVVPSGRESRESARRVDAPPIVPGMPPEPR, from the coding sequence ATGCAGCGCACCGCAGCGAAGACGGCCTTCGCGAACGTCCTCGTCAACACGTTGATCGCCAACGTCACGACGAGCTTCCTGTGGTTCGCGCTGACCTTCTGGGTGTACATCGAGACGCAGTCCGTGCTGGCCACCGGAATCATCGGCGGCGCGTACATGCTGATGGTCGCGTTCTTCGCGATGCTCTTCGGCACGATCGTCGATCGCCACCGCAAGCACACGGTCATGCTGCTCTCGAGCGTCATCTCGGCCATCGCGTTCCTGCTCGCCGGCGTCCTGTACGTCGCGCAGCCCGAGAGCGCCCTGCTCGACCTCGGCGGTCCGTGGTTCTGGTTGTTCTCTGCCGTCATCCTGTTCGGCGGCGTGATCGAGCAGCTGCGCAACATCGCCCTGTCGACCACGGTCACGCTGCTCGTGCCCGAAGACAAGCGCGCGAACGCCAACGGCCTCGTCGGCACCGTGCAGGGACTGGCCTTCCTGGTCACGAGCGTGTTCTCCGGTCTCTCGATCGGATTCCTCGGCATGGGATGGACCCTCGCGATCGCGATCGTCGCGATGGCGTTGACCTTCGTGCACCTGCTCCTCATCCGCATTCCCGAGGGCACCCCCGAGGCCGATCCCGAGGCGAAGAGCGCGCTGGACTTCCGAGGGAGCGTGCGAGCGATCCGGCTGGCACCGGGCCTGTTCGCGCTGATCATCTTCTCGACGTTCAACAACCTCATCGGCGGCGTCTACATGGCGCTCATGGATCCGTACGGGCTCACGTTGTTCGACGCGCAGATGTGGGGCTTCGCCCTGGCCTTCGCCTCGACGGGGTTCCTGATCGGCGGACTGGTGGTCGCGAAGTTCGGCCTGGGCGAGAAGCCGATGCGCACGATGCTCCTCGTCGTGATCGCGATGGGGCTCCTGGGCTCCGTGTTCATGCTGCGCGAGTGGTGGCCGTTGTACGTGCTGGGCATGTGGGTCTACATGGCGCTCGTGCCCCCGGTGGAGGCGGCAGAGCAGACCGTGATCCAGAAGGTCGTGCCGTTCGAGCGTCAGGGGCGGGTGTTCGGCGTCGCCGCGGCGATGGAGGCGGCTGCCGCCCCGATCACCGCATTCCTGATCGCGCCGATCGCCGAGTTCCTGATCATCCCGTACATGAAGACACGGGAAGGGCAGCAGCAGTGGGGATGGCTCCTCGGCGAGGGGGATGCCCGCGGCATCGCGCTGATCTGCCTGTTCGCCGGTCTGATCATGGTCGTGGTCGGCACGCTCGCGTTCTTCACGAAGTCGTATCGGAAGCTCACCGAGCTGTATGCGAACGCCCCGGATCCCGCTCCCGCGCAGGAGGGCGAGGGGGATGCCGGAAACGACGCGGAGGCCGACGCCGCAGAGGGCGAGCGGCCGGATGTCGTGCCATCGGGGCGGGAGTCGCGAGAGAGTGCCCGGAGAGTCGACGCCCCTCCGATCGTCCCGGGGATGCCGCCGGAACCACGGTGA
- a CDS encoding SDR family NAD(P)-dependent oxidoreductase: MTDHQDTGATDLSGRTVLLAGATSAAGLAVTRALRSVGAQVIATGRSTERLQDLAAAGAQIEVADATSLAEMTALAARLGQLDAVVPLVGGWRGGGGLAGQSDEDFAALLPALEAVRATSRAFDAALQASDAGRFAIVSSTAVARPLAGGANYAAVKAASEAWARAVAQGFAKAARESGEPLRAASVVFRAKTLAPEALATRIVALWDADATDLNDRLIDLD; encoded by the coding sequence ATGACTGATCATCAGGACACCGGAGCCACGGATCTCTCCGGCCGCACGGTTCTGCTCGCGGGAGCGACGAGTGCGGCGGGCCTCGCGGTGACGCGTGCGCTGCGCTCCGTGGGCGCGCAGGTCATCGCGACGGGGCGCTCGACCGAGCGACTGCAGGACCTCGCGGCTGCGGGTGCGCAGATCGAGGTCGCCGACGCGACGTCCCTCGCCGAGATGACGGCTCTGGCCGCCCGCCTCGGCCAGCTGGACGCGGTCGTGCCGCTGGTCGGCGGATGGCGTGGGGGCGGTGGCCTCGCCGGCCAGAGCGACGAGGACTTCGCCGCTCTGCTTCCCGCACTCGAGGCGGTGCGCGCGACCAGTCGCGCCTTCGATGCGGCCCTGCAGGCATCGGATGCCGGACGCTTCGCGATCGTGTCGTCCACCGCCGTCGCCCGCCCGCTCGCCGGCGGCGCGAACTATGCCGCTGTCAAGGCCGCCAGCGAAGCGTGGGCACGCGCGGTCGCACAGGGCTTCGCCAAGGCGGCACGCGAGTCGGGCGAACCGTTGCGCGCGGCATCCGTCGTGTTCCGGGCGAAGACCCTCGCCCCGGAGGCTCTCGCCACGCGGATCGTCGCCCTCTGGGATGCGGATGCCACGGACCTCAACGACCGCCTGATCGACCTGGACTGA